One region of Asterias rubens chromosome 5, eAstRub1.3, whole genome shotgun sequence genomic DNA includes:
- the LOC117290364 gene encoding GTP-binding nuclear protein Ran-like, which translates to MASLGMGGQEMPDPSKPTAKFKLVLVGDGGTGKTTFVKRHLSGEFEKKYIATLGVEVHPIKFNTNRGVIQFNVWDTAGQEKFGGLRDGYYIQGQCAIIMFDVTSRVTYKNVPNWYRDLTRVCENVPIVLCGNKVDIKDRKVKAKTITFHRKKNLQYYDISAKSNYNFEKPFLWLARKLLGDPNLCFTEMPALQPPEVHIDQSTMQQYDKDLQEAQSTALPDDDEDL; encoded by the exons ATGGCGTCATTAGGTATGGGAGGTCAAGAAATGCCTGATCCATCCAAACCAACAGCAAAGTTCAAG CTTGTATTAGTCGGAGATGGAGGTACGGGGAAAACAACATTTGTAAAGCGTCATTTATCGGGAGAGTTTGAGAAGAAATATATTG CTACCCTCGGAGTAGAAGTTCATCCCATCAAGTTCAACACAAATCGTGGGGTTATCCAATTCAATGTCTGGGACACAGCTGGGCAGGAGAAATTTGGCGGGCTACGTGATGGTTACTACATCCAAG GTCAATGCGCAATCATCATGTTTGACGTCACGTCCAGAGTCACATACAAGAATGTGCCCAACTGGTATCGGGATCTCACAAGGGTATGCGAGAACGTCCCCATCGTCTTGTGCGGGAACAAGGTTGACATCAAGGACAGAAAGGTGAAAGCCAAGACCATCACCTTCCACCGGAAAAAGAACCTCCAG TATTACGACATCAGCGCAAAGAGTAACTACAACTTTGAGAAGCCGTTCCTTTGGCTGGCCAGGAAGCTGCTCGGAGATCCCAACCTCTGCTTCACAGAGATGCCTGCTCTCCAGCCTCCAGAGGTCCATATAGACCAAAGTACCATGCAGCAATACGACAAAGATCTTCAG GAAGCACAAAGCACAGCTCTGCcagatgatgatgaagattTGTAA